A DNA window from Thermosynechococcaceae cyanobacterium Okahandja contains the following coding sequences:
- a CDS encoding DUF177 domain-containing protein, translated as MAEPHWLPIPNLLRLPAQTYEWQVRVEWPELATLTPVQGVVSVCHRQTYLELAANVETIITLCCDRCLQYYNHRLQCTAKELIWLMDATATDPGDDLVETLPATGHIDLVDWLYQQLCLALPHPQYCDPQCSGILPPAAVESAMDHRWAALAQLQSALERSDPPL; from the coding sequence GTGGCTGAACCCCACTGGCTTCCCATCCCAAACCTACTGCGGCTACCGGCGCAAACCTACGAATGGCAGGTGCGTGTGGAATGGCCGGAGTTGGCCACGTTAACGCCAGTGCAGGGGGTGGTTAGCGTCTGTCATCGTCAGACCTACTTGGAGCTTGCCGCTAACGTTGAGACCATTATTACCCTCTGTTGCGATCGCTGCTTGCAGTACTACAACCACCGCTTGCAGTGTACCGCTAAGGAGCTCATCTGGCTCATGGATGCCACCGCCACCGATCCCGGGGATGACTTGGTGGAAACCCTGCCCGCTACGGGGCACATTGATTTAGTAGATTGGTTGTATCAGCAGTTATGCTTGGCGCTTCCCCATCCGCAGTACTGCGATCCCCAGTGTAGTGGCATCTTACCGCCCGCAGCGGTAGAGTCTGCCATGGACCATCGCTGGGCGGCTCTAGCGCAACTGCAATCGGCCTTGGAGCGTTCTGACCCACCATTGTGA
- a CDS encoding glycosyltransferase family 4 protein, producing MRIAQIAPLWERVPPPAYGGTELVVSVLTDELVRRGHEVTLFATGDSVTLAHLEPICPEPLRLKGVLPPEGAVYEQIQLSHVFQQANKFDIIHSHVGYPALPYANLTKTPVVHTLHGIFTPLFEQIFVQHRNQNFVSISNSQRRPDLHLNYVATVYNAIATERFQFYPQPDEPPYLAFLGRMSIEKGPHLAIAIAKATGIPLKMAGKIDFDNENFFRQEVAPHIDGEQIQFLGEADHAMKNDLMGRAIATLFPITWQEPFGLVMAESMAAGTPVIAMNLGAAPEVIAHGKTGFLCDTVEACVAAVQQIHTIDRAACRDHVETHFRVERMVDGYEAVYEKIVGQRCAQNGYIHAPVPLSR from the coding sequence ATGCGAATTGCACAGATTGCTCCGTTGTGGGAACGGGTACCGCCACCCGCCTATGGTGGCACTGAACTGGTTGTTAGCGTGTTAACGGATGAACTGGTGCGGCGCGGTCATGAAGTAACCCTGTTTGCAACGGGGGACTCTGTGACCTTGGCACACCTAGAGCCGATTTGCCCTGAGCCGCTACGCCTCAAGGGGGTGCTGCCCCCCGAAGGAGCCGTCTATGAACAAATTCAGCTTAGCCATGTGTTTCAGCAGGCGAACAAGTTTGACATTATCCACTCCCATGTGGGCTATCCGGCCTTGCCCTACGCCAACCTCACGAAAACGCCGGTGGTGCATACGCTGCACGGGATTTTTACGCCGCTTTTTGAACAAATCTTTGTGCAGCACCGCAACCAAAATTTTGTCAGTATTTCCAATTCACAACGCCGTCCCGATTTGCACCTAAATTACGTGGCAACGGTATATAACGCGATCGCCACCGAGCGGTTTCAGTTTTACCCCCAACCGGATGAACCGCCCTACCTCGCATTTTTGGGGCGGATGTCTATTGAGAAAGGCCCCCACCTCGCGATCGCCATTGCCAAGGCCACGGGCATTCCCTTAAAGATGGCGGGCAAAATTGATTTTGACAACGAAAACTTTTTTAGGCAAGAGGTGGCTCCCCACATTGATGGTGAACAGATCCAATTTTTAGGGGAAGCCGACCATGCCATGAAAAACGACCTCATGGGACGGGCGATCGCCACCCTCTTCCCCATTACGTGGCAGGAGCCGTTTGGCCTTGTGATGGCAGAGTCGATGGCTGCGGGCACGCCGGTGATTGCCATGAATTTAGGTGCCGCACCCGAGGTCATTGCCCACGGCAAGACGGGCTTTCTGTGCGATACCGTTGAGGCGTGTGTGGCTGCCGTGCAACAGATCCACACCATTGATCGGGCGGCCTGCCGTGATCATGTGGAAACTCATTTCCGCGTAGAGCGGATGGTGGATGGCTACGAAGCCGTGTATGAAAAAATTGTCGGCCAGCGCTGTGCTCAAAATGGCTACATCCATGCGCCGGTCCCCCTGAGCCGCTAA
- a CDS encoding amylo-alpha-1,6-glucosidase, which yields MTDPNAFPNAAEVPNPQTEASAAANDALQVLELGDGRTFAPLEPSALPTWPCTRGRRQHTTLTLKDNDIFLITDPLGNINCFDSESGTHLGLFCRDTRFLSRLELQFERQPLILLSSSAQRGFALSALCANPETPDIPTETISIQRELVLQGGILEEMTLTNYSQQPVTFELSMTFDADFADLFEIRGWVRQHSGVRLRSLSSPMPLSRETSATEAAVSPHTLVLAYRGMDGILMESRIDFYRRQPDALEGYTAIWRLTLQPHEVRILGYRLQPFIDSQPASSVSIPATLTQAIATETMAIHHWQEQTTHFQTDDRPLQQILDQATQDIYLLQQSFPLGKRTDETEIALSAGIPWFSTLFGRDAIIAAMQTLILNPEIARSTLRVLAAYQGQEDNAWRDEEPGKIPHELRRGEMARCQEIPHDPYYGTVDATPLWIMLYADYYSWTGDRAFIEQYWPQAIAAMAWIDRSCAAAGGYLTYEWTSAQGLRNQGWKDSGDCIVNAKGELASGKIALAEVQGYVYAARMRMSQLAQVLDKPALSQQWRQLALSLKEQFEQDFWLPDQGYFALALDGEGRAVDSITSNPGHCLGLGVFSAAYAQSVAERLRAPDLFNGWGIRTLSSASPAYNPMGYHLGSVWPHDSGMIAIGLRRLGYTEQALEIAQGLLDMTAHQPYHRPPELFCGFARTPDRPPVRYPVACSPQAWATGSIFHLIQVMVNLVPDAPNNSLRIVNPTLLPTVHYLALRNLRIGQTWLDLEFEQSNGATACRVVQKRGNLRVIIEA from the coding sequence ATGACTGATCCGAATGCGTTCCCGAATGCGGCTGAGGTACCTAACCCCCAAACCGAAGCATCAGCCGCGGCTAACGATGCGCTGCAAGTTCTTGAGTTGGGGGATGGCCGCACGTTTGCCCCCCTTGAACCATCAGCGTTACCCACGTGGCCGTGTACCCGTGGCCGACGGCAACACACGACCCTTACCCTCAAAGATAACGACATCTTTTTAATTACCGATCCGCTGGGGAATATCAACTGCTTTGACAGCGAGAGTGGTACCCATTTGGGCTTGTTTTGCCGCGATACCCGCTTCTTAAGTCGCCTGGAGCTACAGTTTGAACGTCAGCCGCTAATCCTCCTCAGTAGCTCAGCCCAGCGGGGGTTTGCCCTATCGGCGTTGTGTGCTAATCCGGAAACCCCAGATATTCCAACGGAAACGATTAGTATTCAGCGGGAGTTGGTGCTGCAAGGGGGCATCCTCGAGGAAATGACGCTCACGAACTACAGCCAGCAACCGGTGACATTTGAGTTGAGCATGACTTTTGATGCCGATTTTGCCGATCTGTTCGAGATTCGCGGCTGGGTGCGGCAGCACAGTGGCGTGCGGTTGCGATCGCTCTCATCGCCGATGCCCCTGTCCCGTGAGACCAGTGCGACCGAGGCAGCGGTTTCTCCCCATACCCTTGTGCTGGCCTACCGTGGTATGGACGGTATCCTCATGGAGTCCCGCATTGATTTTTATCGCCGCCAGCCCGATGCCCTTGAGGGTTACACCGCAATTTGGCGGTTGACCTTGCAGCCTCACGAAGTGCGCATCTTGGGCTATCGCCTGCAACCCTTTATTGATAGCCAGCCTGCTTCGTCAGTGAGTATTCCGGCCACCCTCACCCAAGCGATCGCCACCGAAACGATGGCCATCCACCACTGGCAGGAGCAAACCACCCACTTCCAAACCGACGATCGCCCCCTCCAGCAAATTCTGGATCAAGCCACCCAAGATATTTACCTGCTGCAACAGAGCTTCCCCCTCGGCAAACGTACTGACGAGACGGAAATTGCCCTCTCGGCGGGCATTCCGTGGTTTTCTACCCTCTTTGGTCGCGATGCCATCATTGCAGCCATGCAGACCCTCATTTTGAACCCCGAGATTGCCCGCAGTACTTTACGGGTGTTGGCCGCCTACCAAGGGCAAGAGGACAATGCCTGGCGTGATGAAGAGCCGGGTAAAATTCCCCACGAACTGCGGCGGGGAGAAATGGCGCGCTGCCAAGAAATTCCCCATGACCCCTACTATGGCACGGTGGATGCCACCCCCCTGTGGATCATGCTCTACGCCGACTACTATAGCTGGACGGGCGATCGCGCCTTTATCGAGCAATACTGGCCGCAGGCGATCGCAGCGATGGCTTGGATTGATCGCAGTTGTGCCGCGGCGGGGGGCTACCTCACCTACGAATGGACGTCGGCTCAGGGACTACGCAATCAGGGGTGGAAAGACTCCGGCGATTGCATTGTCAATGCCAAGGGAGAACTGGCTAGCGGTAAAATTGCCCTTGCGGAAGTGCAGGGCTACGTCTATGCGGCACGGATGCGCATGAGTCAGTTGGCACAGGTCCTCGATAAACCCGCCCTCAGTCAGCAGTGGCGGCAGTTGGCTCTCTCTCTGAAAGAGCAATTTGAACAGGACTTTTGGCTACCGGATCAGGGCTACTTTGCCCTTGCCTTGGATGGGGAGGGTCGCGCCGTGGATAGTATTACCTCAAATCCGGGGCATTGCTTGGGGCTGGGGGTATTTAGTGCGGCCTATGCCCAGAGTGTTGCGGAACGGTTGCGCGCCCCCGATTTATTTAATGGCTGGGGTATTCGTACCCTCAGTAGTGCCTCTCCCGCCTATAACCCGATGGGCTATCACTTGGGATCGGTCTGGCCTCACGATAGCGGGATGATTGCCATCGGCCTGCGCCGCCTTGGCTACACTGAACAAGCCCTTGAAATTGCCCAAGGTCTGCTGGATATGACGGCGCATCAGCCCTACCACCGTCCTCCCGAGTTATTTTGCGGTTTTGCCCGCACGCCTGATCGTCCGCCGGTGCGGTATCCGGTGGCCTGCTCGCCCCAAGCCTGGGCCACGGGCAGCATTTTTCACCTGATTCAAGTGATGGTGAACCTTGTGCCGGATGCCCCCAATAATTCGCTGCGGATTGTGAACCCGACCCTGTTGCCCACCGTCCACTACTTGGCGCTGCGGAACCTCCGCATTGGCCAAACTTGGCTGGATCTGGAGTTTGAGCAATCGAATGGGGCAACCGCTTGCCGCGTCGTGCAAAAACGGGGAAACTTGCGGGTAATTATTGAAGCCTAG
- a CDS encoding SH3 domain-containing protein: MKPLRLLQWLLGTLLGLSLIVVAAAAIITPFIFNLLLSPPRPNVEVDQPQPVAESEAPTPSDSPEPSPDPLKEGRVTYGEGLRVRDRPSRDAEALGGVEFHEIVTILERSSDGEWVKVRTQSDLEGWVLSFGIQEQ, from the coding sequence ATGAAACCCCTGCGCTTACTGCAATGGCTCTTGGGTACCCTGCTAGGGTTAAGCCTCATTGTTGTGGCGGCTGCCGCCATAATTACGCCCTTTATTTTTAACTTGCTATTGTCTCCCCCCCGCCCTAATGTTGAGGTGGATCAACCACAGCCAGTTGCTGAGTCTGAAGCGCCCACCCCCAGCGACTCCCCGGAACCCAGCCCTGACCCCCTTAAGGAAGGACGGGTGACCTACGGTGAAGGCTTACGGGTGCGCGATCGGCCCAGCCGTGACGCAGAAGCCTTAGGAGGAGTCGAGTTTCATGAAATTGTGACCATTCTTGAGCGCAGCAGCGATGGGGAGTGGGTCAAAGTCCGCACGCAAAGTGACCTAGAAGGCTGGGTGTTATCCTTTGGCATTCAAGAGCAGTAG
- a CDS encoding AAA family ATPase gives MSAHSDLELLLRARYPLLYVATTEEERLEGVLQGISQRLNRRPIYIWDFVEGYQGNANDRGTAKRNPLQALEFIEKLPPPAAAMILLRDFHRFIDDVAVSRKLRNLARLLKSQPKNLILLAPTLQLPPELRDVVTVVEFPLPYRDEIRAELVKLCQSLGAVPPEAVLDQLIGACQGLTLDRIRRVVGRAIALNGSLEASHVDLILEEKRQILRQTQILDFYPAQETIADIGGLDNLKEWLLRRGGAFSERARRYGLPYPRGVLLVGIQGTGKSLTAKAIAHQWHLPLLRLDVGRLFGGLVGESEARTRDMIQISEALAPCVLWIDEMDKAFAGIDGRGDGGTSSRVFGTIITWLAEKTSPVFVVATANNIQVLPPELLRKGRFDEIFFVGLPSVDERRAIFEVHLSRVRGDRLGHYDLDRLAYETIDFSGAEIEQCIIEAMHLAFSQDRDFTTDDLLHAASEIIPLARTAREQVHQLQEWAASGRARFASRLLSAPPNS, from the coding sequence GTGAGTGCCCATTCTGACCTAGAACTGCTACTGCGCGCCCGCTACCCGCTGTTGTACGTTGCCACAACAGAAGAGGAGCGCCTCGAAGGAGTTCTTCAGGGTATTAGTCAGCGCTTAAACCGGCGCCCCATCTACATCTGGGACTTTGTGGAGGGGTATCAGGGGAATGCCAATGACCGAGGTACCGCCAAGCGTAATCCTCTCCAAGCCCTCGAGTTTATTGAAAAATTGCCCCCGCCAGCCGCCGCCATGATTCTGTTGCGGGACTTCCATCGCTTTATTGACGATGTGGCGGTGTCCCGTAAGCTGCGGAATTTGGCGCGGCTGTTAAAATCCCAACCCAAAAACCTGATCTTACTGGCACCCACCCTACAGTTGCCCCCCGAACTGCGGGATGTGGTCACGGTGGTGGAGTTTCCGCTGCCCTACCGCGATGAAATTCGCGCTGAACTTGTCAAGCTCTGCCAAAGTTTGGGGGCTGTGCCGCCGGAAGCCGTGCTCGATCAACTCATTGGTGCTTGTCAGGGACTGACGCTGGATCGCATTCGCCGTGTGGTTGGCCGGGCGATCGCCCTCAATGGCAGCCTTGAAGCAAGCCATGTGGATTTAATTCTGGAAGAAAAGCGGCAAATTCTACGGCAAACACAAATTCTTGACTTTTATCCTGCCCAAGAAACCATTGCCGATATTGGTGGTCTGGATAACCTGAAGGAATGGTTGCTGCGCCGGGGGGGGGCTTTTTCAGAGCGTGCTCGCCGCTACGGCTTACCCTATCCCCGCGGAGTGCTTCTCGTGGGCATTCAGGGCACCGGTAAGTCTCTCACTGCCAAGGCGATCGCCCACCAATGGCACCTCCCCCTACTACGTTTAGATGTGGGGCGCTTGTTTGGCGGTCTAGTTGGCGAATCGGAAGCGCGTACCCGCGACATGATCCAAATTAGCGAGGCTTTGGCACCCTGTGTCCTGTGGATTGATGAAATGGACAAAGCTTTTGCGGGGATTGATGGTCGTGGAGATGGCGGCACCAGTAGCCGCGTCTTTGGCACCATCATTACGTGGCTCGCCGAGAAGACCTCGCCAGTGTTTGTGGTGGCCACCGCCAATAATATCCAAGTGCTGCCACCGGAACTGTTACGCAAAGGGCGCTTTGATGAAATCTTCTTTGTGGGCTTGCCCAGTGTGGATGAGCGGCGGGCAATTTTTGAAGTGCACCTCAGCCGCGTGCGGGGCGATCGCCTCGGCCACTATGATTTGGATCGACTTGCCTACGAAACCATTGACTTTTCCGGCGCTGAAATTGAGCAATGTATTATCGAAGCCATGCACCTTGCCTTTAGCCAAGACCGCGATTTCACCACGGATGACCTACTCCATGCGGCCAGCGAAATCATTCCCTTGGCGCGCACGGCCCGCGAACAGGTTCACCAACTCCAAGAGTGGGCCGCCTCCGGTCGGGCACGGTTTGCTTCGCGCCTGCTCTCTGCTCCCCCTAACAGCTAA
- a CDS encoding glycosyltransferase family 4 protein yields MPLRILHLSTFDIVGGACRAAYRIHYSLRHIGINSSMAVDVAKAGDWTVEAPQGKLKKRFALIRPYIGQLYRPFFKTENQVLHSPAMLPSGRVRDLNASPADVLHLHWVQNEMLSIADIGRLQKPLVWTLHDMWAFCGAEHYTEDCRWQEGYHKKNRPTYEQGFDLNRWTWQRKCKHWQRPIQLVTSSRWLAECVRQSSLMHDWPVTVIPYPINTDVWQPLNCKLARELLNLPQEISLVLFGAIGGTQDPRKGFDLLQAALQHLRGHVSDLELVVFGERQPAQPPDLGFPIHYTGHLYDDLTLRVLYSAADVMVVPSRQEAFGQTASEAIACGTPVVAFHIGGLPDIVTHQQSGYLATPFEVADLAQGIQWVIEDRERHAQLCEYARAFAVEHFAYPVVAKQYLAVYESVLERHRSQPQPEP; encoded by the coding sequence ATGCCCTTACGCATTTTACACTTAAGTACCTTTGACATTGTTGGTGGTGCTTGTCGGGCAGCTTACCGTATTCACTATTCCCTACGTCATATTGGTATCAACTCAAGTATGGCAGTGGATGTGGCCAAGGCAGGGGATTGGACAGTTGAAGCTCCTCAAGGAAAACTGAAAAAAAGGTTTGCTTTAATTCGACCCTATATAGGGCAGCTTTACCGCCCCTTTTTTAAAACAGAGAATCAAGTCCTACATTCTCCGGCTATGTTACCTTCTGGTCGAGTCCGCGATCTTAATGCCAGTCCTGCAGATGTGTTGCACCTGCACTGGGTACAAAATGAAATGCTCTCAATTGCGGATATTGGCCGTTTGCAGAAGCCCCTTGTTTGGACACTGCACGATATGTGGGCATTTTGCGGCGCAGAGCACTATACCGAAGATTGCCGTTGGCAGGAGGGTTATCATAAAAAGAACCGCCCTACCTATGAGCAAGGGTTTGATCTCAATCGCTGGACATGGCAGCGCAAATGTAAGCACTGGCAACGGCCAATTCAATTGGTAACTTCTAGTCGGTGGTTGGCAGAATGTGTCCGTCAAAGTTCCTTAATGCATGATTGGCCCGTGACGGTGATTCCCTACCCGATCAATACTGACGTTTGGCAGCCCCTGAATTGTAAATTAGCCCGCGAGCTACTAAACTTACCGCAAGAGATAAGCTTGGTACTATTTGGTGCAATAGGGGGTACTCAAGACCCGCGCAAGGGCTTTGATCTATTGCAAGCTGCCTTGCAGCATCTGCGGGGGCATGTTTCGGATTTAGAACTGGTTGTTTTTGGTGAGCGGCAGCCTGCTCAACCGCCAGATTTGGGGTTCCCAATCCATTACACTGGGCATCTTTACGATGATCTTACTTTGCGAGTTCTCTATAGTGCTGCTGATGTAATGGTTGTTCCCTCACGACAAGAGGCTTTTGGGCAAACAGCCTCAGAGGCGATCGCCTGCGGGACACCAGTAGTTGCTTTTCACATTGGCGGCCTGCCGGATATTGTCACCCATCAGCAAAGCGGCTACTTGGCCACTCCCTTTGAGGTGGCTGATTTAGCTCAGGGCATTCAATGGGTCATCGAGGATCGAGAGCGCCATGCCCAACTCTGTGAGTATGCCCGTGCCTTTGCGGTCGAGCATTTTGCCTATCCCGTCGTGGCTAAGCAGTACCTTGCGGTCTATGAGTCGGTGCTAGAGCGGCATCGTAGTCAACCACAGCCTGAACCGTAG
- the tnpA gene encoding IS200/IS605 family transposase, with product MTQLRKGSHVVFRIHLHIVFVTKYRREVLTQPMLEAMKPVLERVLSANQSSLVEFNGEPDYVHLLIDLHPDNNISDLIASLKSTSSRILRQQFKEEIDKVYRGKAKLWHDSKCIISCGGAPLETVKEYIQSQSGGRACALSLSIPTV from the coding sequence ATGACTCAACTTAGAAAAGGTTCTCACGTTGTTTTCAGGATTCACTTGCATATCGTATTTGTTACAAAATACAGGCGTGAAGTGCTGACCCAACCCATGCTTGAAGCGATGAAACCAGTTCTGGAACGGGTGTTGTCTGCAAATCAAAGTTCTCTAGTTGAGTTCAATGGTGAACCGGATTATGTTCATCTCCTAATTGATTTACACCCAGATAATAATATTTCTGATCTGATAGCGTCACTCAAATCCACATCTAGTCGAATTCTCAGGCAACAGTTCAAGGAAGAAATCGATAAAGTCTATCGGGGAAAAGCAAAACTCTGGCATGATTCTAAGTGCATCATTTCTTGTGGAGGTGCGCCGCTAGAGACTGTCAAAGAGTATATTCAAAGTCAATCCGGTGGGAGAGCTTGCGCCCTGTCGCTATCCATCCCCACCGTGTAG
- a CDS encoding methyltransferase domain-containing protein → MKNLEKILYINLGCGDCFIDDDLWLNLDFSPCDSSVRQANLLGKLPLLDESIKFAYSSHFLEHIPYEKVDKFLAECYRILQKNGIIRLVVPDLENICQEYLEQRKKGEHEKANFCIIELLDQCVRTESGGRLGRYYRDLAENEQHSQYMIDYVRYRMGEDILNSYSHFHSDNRILDKFKRLTLQKINRRVASLWISFITSLLPRAFREQNISYCSIGEKHAWMWDFYTLSNKLTEVGFRDIQKLSYNTSNIPDFPLFPLDINSDGTPRKGCSSMYVEAMK, encoded by the coding sequence ATGAAAAATCTAGAGAAAATTTTATATATTAATCTTGGGTGTGGTGATTGCTTTATTGATGATGATTTATGGTTAAATCTTGACTTCTCTCCCTGTGATTCATCGGTAAGACAAGCTAATTTATTGGGTAAGCTACCTCTTCTTGATGAATCCATAAAGTTTGCTTACTCATCCCATTTCCTAGAACATATTCCCTATGAAAAAGTTGATAAATTCCTTGCTGAGTGTTATAGGATTCTGCAAAAAAATGGCATCATCAGACTTGTTGTTCCAGATTTAGAGAATATTTGCCAAGAGTATCTAGAACAGAGAAAAAAAGGAGAACATGAGAAGGCTAATTTTTGTATCATTGAGCTACTAGATCAGTGTGTCAGAACAGAAAGCGGAGGCCGACTGGGTAGGTACTATAGAGATTTGGCTGAGAATGAACAGCATTCTCAATATATGATTGATTATGTTAGATATAGAATGGGAGAAGATATATTGAATTCATATTCTCATTTCCATTCTGATAATAGAATTCTCGATAAATTCAAGAGATTAACCTTACAAAAAATAAATCGAAGAGTGGCTAGTTTATGGATTAGTTTTATTACAAGCCTTCTACCTAGAGCATTCCGAGAGCAAAATATTAGCTACTGTAGTATTGGTGAGAAACATGCATGGATGTGGGATTTTTATACCTTATCAAATAAGCTGACTGAGGTGGGTTTTAGAGATATTCAGAAGCTCAGCTACAATACATCGAATATTCCTGACTTTCCTTTGTTTCCTCTGGATATAAATTCTGATGGAACTCCTCGAAAAGGTTGCTCTTCAATGTATGTGGAAGCAATGAAGTGA
- a CDS encoding histone deacetylase, whose translation MSYPLFIYSDRFAAHRCRQFHFERPERLTVICQHLRTAFPAAVWREPTPVSDTLHHWLEQVHSRRYLDQLADISAAGGGWLDPDTYLNEHSYEVALLAAQAWLDGVNETYRTGHPVFVLARPPGHHALRERGMGFCLLANAAIAAHYALSLEGIQRVAILDWDVHHGNGTQALTQADPQLAYCSLHQFPAYPYTGDRGDRGPHSNVLNLPMAAGATGADYQQAFREQVIPFLQAFQPNLLILSAGYDAHRDDPLADIDLEDSDYAWMMNQCLHLCPRMVVGLEGGYDLDALGRSVVATVQAVVDYDAALAPTHRPQGTA comes from the coding sequence ATGTCTTATCCCCTCTTTATCTATAGCGATCGCTTCGCTGCTCACCGCTGCCGCCAGTTTCACTTCGAGCGGCCTGAGCGGTTAACGGTCATTTGCCAGCACCTACGCACCGCGTTTCCCGCAGCCGTCTGGCGCGAACCCACACCGGTCAGCGATACATTGCATCATTGGCTGGAACAGGTGCATAGCCGCCGCTACCTCGACCAGTTAGCCGACATCAGTGCCGCAGGCGGGGGCTGGCTCGACCCTGACACCTACTTGAATGAGCACAGCTACGAAGTGGCGCTCCTAGCGGCTCAGGCGTGGCTAGATGGGGTCAACGAAACCTATCGCACCGGCCATCCCGTGTTTGTGCTGGCGCGGCCTCCCGGGCATCATGCCTTACGGGAGCGAGGGATGGGGTTTTGTCTGCTGGCTAACGCAGCGATCGCGGCCCACTACGCCCTTAGCCTAGAGGGGATTCAGCGGGTGGCGATTCTCGATTGGGATGTCCACCACGGCAATGGCACCCAAGCCTTGACCCAAGCCGATCCACAACTGGCCTACTGTTCCCTGCATCAGTTCCCTGCCTATCCCTATACCGGCGACCGGGGCGATCGCGGTCCCCATAGCAACGTCCTCAACCTGCCCATGGCGGCGGGGGCAACCGGCGCAGACTACCAGCAGGCCTTTAGGGAACAGGTCATCCCCTTTTTGCAAGCCTTTCAGCCAAATCTATTGATTCTCAGTGCGGGCTACGATGCCCACCGGGATGATCCCCTAGCTGACATTGACCTTGAAGACTCTGACTACGCTTGGATGATGAACCAGTGCCTGCACCTCTGCCCGCGAATGGTTGTGGGTTTAGAAGGGGGCTATGACCTCGATGCCCTAGGGCGATCGGTGGTGGCTACGGTTCAGGCTGTGGTTGACTACGATGCCGCTCTAGCACCGACTCATAGACCGCAAGGTACTGCTTAG
- a CDS encoding transposase, which produces MVTRKQTFRLYPNKAQEKALFAARRLHCYLYNACISHRQFEYKHHRKLITYFDQQNLLPEFKAEWEEFAMLHSQALQSMVKRVDLAYQSFFKGLHGKPKFKSIRKYSGWGYPAKSGWKVDSTGKHGTVKLNDLGITVKMRGKAKDWGTPTTLTIVYKPSKRQWFASFTVEVVTPAPKFGSESELSYQSIVAYDLGTETALTLFDGSKFEEIENPRFTHKNDEQVRKVAKQKRRKRAPKKGVKASRRWRKINKRESNLNAKVARQRTDWQHKVTSEIARRYDIGVTEKLDIKKMTRAAKKGSQRRQQKAGLNKSILSVGFGTLNRMLSYKIEQKGGLVLQLPTRDIKPSQRCPKCGAIHKEWAELSNRHHVCSDCGFEISRDRGYAMVLYKVATNQQPGVGTTLVSLGCLSSTSETRKHTGSMKQLGQKKRRKSSATVESGVLETPSACAVG; this is translated from the coding sequence GTGGTAACGAGAAAACAGACATTTCGACTGTATCCAAACAAGGCGCAAGAAAAAGCCTTGTTTGCGGCACGTCGTTTGCACTGTTATCTCTACAATGCTTGTATCTCGCATCGTCAATTCGAGTATAAGCATCATCGCAAGTTGATTACCTACTTTGACCAGCAAAACCTCCTGCCCGAATTCAAGGCGGAATGGGAAGAATTTGCAATGCTGCACTCGCAAGCACTGCAATCAATGGTGAAACGAGTTGATTTGGCATACCAGTCATTCTTCAAGGGATTGCACGGTAAGCCGAAATTCAAATCGATTCGCAAATACTCAGGATGGGGGTATCCTGCAAAGTCTGGATGGAAAGTTGACAGCACTGGCAAGCATGGAACGGTGAAGCTGAATGATTTGGGTATCACCGTCAAGATGCGTGGAAAGGCGAAAGATTGGGGGACTCCAACGACCCTCACCATTGTTTACAAGCCGTCTAAGCGCCAGTGGTTTGCATCCTTCACTGTTGAGGTTGTCACCCCCGCACCGAAGTTTGGCTCTGAGTCTGAACTGTCGTATCAGTCGATTGTGGCCTATGACTTGGGGACTGAAACGGCTCTGACGTTGTTTGATGGGTCTAAATTTGAGGAAATCGAAAATCCTCGTTTCACCCATAAAAATGATGAGCAAGTTCGCAAAGTTGCCAAACAAAAACGACGGAAGCGCGCCCCAAAGAAAGGGGTCAAGGCTTCACGTCGTTGGCGGAAAATCAACAAACGGGAATCTAATCTAAACGCTAAGGTTGCACGTCAGCGTACAGACTGGCAACACAAGGTCACTTCAGAGATTGCACGTCGTTATGACATCGGAGTGACTGAAAAGCTGGATATAAAGAAGATGACCCGTGCTGCAAAGAAAGGAAGTCAGCGTAGGCAGCAAAAAGCAGGACTCAACAAATCGATTCTCTCGGTCGGTTTTGGGACTCTCAACAGGATGCTCTCGTACAAGATCGAGCAGAAAGGTGGGTTGGTGTTGCAGCTTCCAACACGGGACATCAAGCCATCGCAGCGTTGTCCTAAGTGTGGAGCAATTCACAAAGAATGGGCTGAACTTAGCAATCGTCATCACGTTTGTTCTGACTGTGGTTTTGAGATTTCCAGGGACAGGGGATATGCGATGGTGTTGTACAAGGTTGCAACGAATCAGCAACCGGGGGTTGGAACGACCCTCGTTAGTCTTGGATGTCTTAGCTCTACTTCAGAGACTCGTAAGCATACGGGTTCGATGAAGCAACTAGGGCAGAAGAAGAGACGGAAATCCTCTGCTACGGTGGAATCTGGGGTCTTAGAAACCCCATCCGCCTGTGCGGTGGGGTAG